A single region of the Bifidobacterium asteroides DSM 20089 genome encodes:
- the lepA gene encoding translation elongation factor 4 — translation MQEAKNQPGFTDQSLIRNFCIIAHIDHGKSTVADRILQLSGIVPKREMHDRFLDRMDIEQERGITIKSQAVRLPWVKDGVEYTLGMIDTPGHVDFTYEVSRALEACEGAVLLVDATQGIEAQTLSNLYMALEDDLTIIPVLNKIDLPSAEPDKHAEEIANLIGCSTDEVLRVSGKTGEGVRALVDRIVDRIPAPKGDPKAPARALIFDSVYDSYRGIVTYIRMVDGELKERQKIRMMGRGTVHDPIELGVISPDMTPTKALGAGEVGYVITGVKDVSQSKVGDTVTTEANPAKEPLPGYQDPQPMVYSGLFPIDNAQFPELRDALDKLKLNDAALVYEPETSVALGFGFRCGFLGLLHMEIVTERLSREFGMDLIATAPNVTYQVTMEDGSEHTVTNPSEFPDGKVRQILEPVVSADIITPKEFIGPVMELCQDHRGQMGTMEYLSPERVEMHYRMPLAEIVFDFFDQLKSRTKGYASLDYQPDGTQSADLVKVDILIQGEKIDAFSAIVHKDKAYAYGVMMTKKLRKLIPRQQFEIPIQAAIGSRIIARETISALRKDVLAKCYGGDITRKRKLLEKQKAGKKRMKMLGHVEVPQEAFIAALSTGQAQDRDTKDKIRAAAKKEG, via the coding sequence GTGCAGGAAGCCAAGAACCAACCAGGATTCACCGACCAATCGCTGATCCGCAACTTCTGCATCATCGCCCATATCGATCACGGCAAATCCACGGTGGCCGACCGGATCCTGCAGCTGAGCGGGATTGTGCCCAAGCGCGAGATGCACGACCGGTTCCTGGACAGGATGGACATCGAGCAGGAGCGCGGCATCACCATCAAGTCCCAGGCCGTTCGCCTGCCCTGGGTCAAGGACGGCGTCGAATACACCCTGGGCATGATTGACACCCCCGGTCATGTGGACTTCACCTACGAGGTCTCCCGGGCCCTGGAGGCCTGCGAGGGTGCGGTCCTGCTGGTGGACGCCACCCAGGGCATCGAGGCGCAGACCCTCTCCAATCTCTATATGGCCCTGGAGGACGACCTGACAATCATCCCCGTCCTCAACAAGATCGACCTGCCCTCGGCCGAGCCGGACAAGCACGCTGAGGAGATAGCCAACCTGATCGGCTGCTCCACGGACGAGGTGCTGCGGGTATCGGGCAAGACCGGCGAAGGTGTTCGCGCACTGGTGGACCGTATCGTGGACCGGATACCGGCTCCCAAGGGGGATCCCAAGGCCCCGGCCCGGGCTCTGATCTTCGACTCGGTCTACGACTCTTACCGGGGAATCGTCACCTACATCAGGATGGTGGATGGTGAACTCAAGGAGCGCCAGAAGATCCGCATGATGGGCCGGGGGACCGTGCACGACCCCATCGAGCTGGGCGTGATCAGCCCCGATATGACCCCTACCAAGGCCCTGGGTGCCGGAGAGGTCGGCTACGTGATCACCGGCGTCAAGGACGTCAGCCAGTCCAAGGTGGGCGACACGGTCACCACCGAGGCAAATCCCGCCAAGGAGCCCCTGCCCGGCTATCAGGATCCCCAGCCCATGGTCTATTCCGGGCTTTTCCCCATTGACAACGCCCAGTTCCCCGAGCTGCGCGACGCCCTGGACAAGCTCAAGCTCAACGATGCCGCCCTGGTCTACGAGCCTGAGACCTCCGTGGCCCTGGGCTTCGGATTCCGCTGCGGCTTCTTGGGGTTGCTGCACATGGAGATCGTCACCGAGCGCCTGAGCAGGGAGTTCGGCATGGACCTGATCGCCACGGCCCCCAACGTCACCTACCAGGTGACCATGGAGGACGGCAGCGAGCACACGGTGACCAATCCCAGCGAGTTCCCCGACGGCAAGGTGCGCCAGATTCTGGAACCCGTGGTCAGCGCCGACATCATCACGCCAAAGGAGTTCATCGGGCCGGTCATGGAGCTCTGCCAGGACCATCGCGGGCAGATGGGGACCATGGAGTACCTGAGCCCCGAGCGCGTCGAGATGCACTACCGGATGCCCCTGGCCGAAATCGTCTTCGACTTCTTCGACCAGCTGAAGAGCAGGACCAAGGGATACGCCAGCCTGGACTACCAGCCGGACGGGACCCAGTCCGCCGACCTGGTCAAGGTGGACATCCTCATCCAGGGGGAGAAGATCGACGCTTTCTCGGCCATCGTCCACAAGGACAAGGCCTACGCCTACGGGGTGATGATGACCAAGAAGCTGCGCAAGCTGATTCCGCGTCAGCAGTTCGAGATTCCCATCCAGGCCGCCATAGGGTCCCGGATCATCGCCCGGGAGACCATCAGCGCCCTGCGCAAGGACGTGCTGGCCAAGTGCTACGGAGGCGACATCACCCGCAAGCGCAAGCTGCTGGAGAAGCAGAAGGCGGGCAAGAAGCGCATGAAGATGCTGGGACATGTTGAGGTGCCCCAGGAGGCCTTCATCGCCGCTCTGAGTACAGGCCAGGCCCAGGACCGGGACACCAAGGACAAGATACGGGCCGCCGCCAAGAAGGAGGGCTGA
- a CDS encoding trimeric intracellular cation channel family protein: MKTALEGNLIFMVIEYLGILSCGLSGGLAAVRKGYDIIAILLVSWISALGGGVVRDVLLGQVPPSGITDKGSVIVTLASGLVVAVAHPEISRMTWSMLVTDAMALGSFAVNGTAKALMCGTGGMTAIFMGMATALVGGLLRDILLNQVPAVIQDQHWYALPSLIGCLLTLASTRAQQHGLYPARVDMILDLAIVALVVVLRIISVKFDILVPGAVDRHSARLPLSDAQLARAIRHLMRGRSNISVTIKHTDEDPDTKKGR, encoded by the coding sequence ATGAAGACGGCCTTGGAGGGGAACCTGATCTTCATGGTCATCGAGTACCTGGGCATCTTGAGCTGCGGGCTTTCGGGCGGTCTGGCTGCCGTGCGCAAGGGCTACGACATCATCGCCATCCTCCTGGTCTCCTGGATCAGTGCCCTGGGCGGCGGGGTGGTCCGTGACGTTCTTCTGGGTCAGGTGCCGCCCAGTGGCATCACCGACAAGGGCTCGGTCATCGTCACCCTGGCTTCCGGCCTGGTGGTGGCTGTCGCACATCCCGAAATCAGCCGTATGACCTGGTCCATGCTGGTCACCGATGCCATGGCCCTGGGATCCTTCGCCGTCAACGGAACCGCCAAGGCCCTGATGTGTGGAACCGGCGGCATGACGGCCATCTTCATGGGGATGGCAACGGCCCTGGTCGGGGGACTGCTGCGAGACATCCTGCTCAATCAGGTGCCTGCGGTCATCCAGGACCAGCACTGGTACGCGCTGCCTTCCCTGATCGGTTGCCTGCTGACCCTAGCCTCCACGCGCGCTCAGCAGCATGGCCTCTATCCGGCCCGGGTCGACATGATCCTGGACCTGGCCATCGTGGCCCTGGTGGTCGTTCTGCGCATTATCTCGGTAAAATTCGACATCCTGGTGCCTGGGGCAGTGGACCGGCACTCGGCCCGACTCCCACTCAGCGACGCCCAGTTGGCCAGGGCCATCCGTCACCTGATGCGTGGCCGGTCGAATATCAGTGTCACCATCAAGCACACCGACGAGGACCCGGATACCAAAAAGGGCCGGTGA
- the rpsT gene encoding 30S ribosomal protein S20 yields the protein MANIKSQKKRVITNEKAHLRNKEVKSAIKTSVRSVRKAVDAGDKEAAQAAYQVAARRLDKAAGKGVIHRNQAANRKSGLANAVNAL from the coding sequence TTGGCAAACATCAAGTCGCAGAAGAAGCGGGTCATCACCAACGAAAAGGCGCACCTGCGCAACAAGGAGGTCAAGAGCGCAATCAAGACCTCCGTGCGTTCCGTGCGCAAGGCCGTGGATGCCGGTGACAAGGAGGCCGCTCAGGCTGCCTACCAGGTGGCCGCCCGCCGTCTGGACAAGGCCGCCGGCAAGGGTGTGATTCACCGTAACCAGGCCGCCAACCGCAAGTCCGGTCTGGCCAACGCCGTCAACGCCCTCTGA